One Pseudochaenichthys georgianus chromosome 7, fPseGeo1.2, whole genome shotgun sequence DNA segment encodes these proteins:
- the ddx20 gene encoding probable ATP-dependent RNA helicase DDX20, protein MAASVRRAAHDIETRKRTDDVLLSEGIDFSSLLLSQPVLEGLSSAGFQKPSPIQLKAIPLGRCGLDLIVQAKSGTGKTCVFCTIALDSLVLENPAIQVLVLAPTREIAVQIHSVVMAIGCAVEGLECHVFIGGRPVSQDKTNLKKCHIAVGSPGRIKQLIELEMLSTASIRLFVLDEADKLLEEGSFQEQINWIFSSLPVNKQMLALSATYPESLAQHLTRYMREPTFVRLNPSDLGLKGLKQYYKLVQSHPLPHMVFQEKVQHLLELFSKIPFNQALVFSNLHTRAQHLADILSSKGLPAVCISGGLTQDQRLEAMSKLKQYQCRVLISTDLTSRGIDAEKVNLVINLDVPQDWETYMHRIGRAGRFGTQGLAVTYCCHGEEENKMMAIAQKCALTLSMLPSTIEPSLMDESCDWDVCTEASTPGHLPVPSTRTEKKKRTKQVTDEAMEHSSIQRKPEKTHPAPGPHSEGNTRRAPPPEVSLPQPPPRVVPTRKEQQDALPKIPPLSSFKKCRSRFMTLEEADLDFHSFITTGLGRSVEVIKDFRGGEDGDGHRESTILNDDGAQCFKQKRWKSDLPPPKAVPSSSSSQSEEDDEPDQTRGGEHRAISEPQPEARPTPIVSKEKAGSTTSSSYISTPKTYPQPASNASAWSQPKNSESVPTVRPSGHLRQAAPTQHGRNESRKVTEKNAKQSKRVSEKMRREQKRERDEEEHVDEEEEEGDWSAESYWRAWNDYYASMSPVQEQGYQSYYSVAHNWMAAYRMNAVYMEELLKD, encoded by the exons ATGGCGGCCTCCGTGAGGAGAGCAGCGCACGACATAGAAACACGAAAGCGGACCGATGATGTGCTTTTATCGGAGGGAATAGACTTCAGCTCCCTGCTGCTCTCTCAGCCCGTGTTGGAGGGGCTGTCCTCAGCAGGCTTCCAGAAACCCTCCCCGATCCAGCTGAAGGCGATCCCGCTGGGCCGCTGCGGACTTG atttgaTTGTACAGGCCAAGTCTGGCACAGGGAAGACATGCGTCTTCTGCACCATCGCCCTGGACTCCCTTGTCCTGGAGAATCCTGCGATTCAG GTTCTTGTCCTGGCTCCTACACGTGAGATAGCGGTGCAGATTCACTCAGTGGTGATGGCTATAGGCTGTGCCGTGGAAGGTCTCGAGTGCCATGTATTTATCGGGGGCAGGCCTGTGAGTCAGGACAAAACCAATCTGAAGAAGTGCCATATAGCTGTGGGCTCGCCCG GTCGAATCAAACAGCTCATCGAGTTGGAAATGTTGTCCACCGCCAGCATCAGACTATTTGTTCTGGATGAGGCAGACAAGCTGCTGGAGGAAGGCAGCTTTCAggaacagataaa CTGGATCTTTTCCTCTCTGCCTGTGAACAAACAGATGCTCGCACTCTCTGCCACCTACCCAGAATCCCTCGCTCAGCACCTGACCCGCTACATGAGAGAGCCTACTTTTGTCAGACTCAATCCCAGTGATCTGGGCCTTAAAG GCCTGAAGCAGTACTACAAGCTGGTGCAGTCCCATCCTTTACCTCACATGGTTTTCCAGGAAAAGGTGCAGCATTTGCTGGAGCTTTTCAGTAAAATCCCATTCAACCAGGCGCTGGTGTTCTCCAATCTACACACAAG GGCTCAGCACCTGGCAGACATCCTGTCCTCCAAAGGCTTACCTGCTGTTTGTATCTCAG GTGGTCTGACTCAAGACCAGAGACTGGAGGCCATGTCCAAACTAAAGCAGTACCAGTGCAGGGTGCTCATCTCCACTGACCTG ACCTCCAGAGGTATAGATGCAGAGAAGGTTAACCTGGTGATTAATCTGGACGTGCCGCAGGACTGGGAGACGTATATGCATCGAATTGGACGTGCTGGCCGCTTCG GCACTCAAGGACTGGCTGTGACCTACTGTTGCCATGGTGAGGAGGAGAACAAGATGATGGCCATCGCTCAAAAGTGTGCCCTGACCTTGTCTATGTTGCCAT CCACTATAGAGCCGAGTTTGATGGACGAGTCATGTGACTGGGATGTCTGCACTGAAGCTTCTACTCCAGGCCATTTACCCGTGCCCTCCACcaggacagagaagaagaagcgtACCAAGCAAGTCACTGATGAAGCTATGGAGCACTCAAGCATTCAAAGGAAGCCAGAGAAGACCCATCCAGCACCGGGACCCCACAGTGAAGGGAATACAAGAagagcacctcctccagagGTCTCTCTCCCACAACCCCCTCCTCGGGTGGTGCCCACTCGAAAAGAGCAACAGGATGCTCTGCCGAAGATCCCTCCCCTCAGCTCATTCAAGAAATGTAGGTCAAGGTTTATGACCCTGGAGGAAGCTGATCTAGACTTCCACAGCTTCATCACCACAGGGTTGGGTAGATCAGTGGAGGTCATCAAGGATTTcagaggtggagaggatggtGATGGACATAGAGAGTCTACCATCCTAAATGATGATGGAGCTCAATGTTTCAAACAAAAAAGGTGGAAATCTGATCTCCCACCTCCAAAGGCAGTTCCCAGTTCTTCAAGCTCGCAATCTGAGGAAGATGATGAGCCAGATCAGACGAGAGGAGGGGAACACAGAGCAATCTCTGAGCCTCAGCCTGAAGCTAGACCAACACCCATTGTGTCCAAAGAAAAGGCAGGGTCCACTACATCATCATCATACATTTCTACACCCAAAACATATCCCCAGCCGGCATCAAATGCAAGCGCTTGGTCTCAGCCCAAGAACTCTGAATCTGTACCCACTGTTAGACCGAGCGGGCATCTCAGGCAGGCGGCTCCAACGCAACATGGAAGAAATGAATCCAGAAAGGTTACAGAAAAGAATGCGAAACAGAGCAAAAGGGTTTCAGAGAAGATGCGCAGAGAGCAAAAGAGGGAAAGGGATGAAGAAGAACATGttgatgaggaggaagaggagggggatTGGAGTGCTGAATcttactggagagcctggaatGATTACTACGCCTCCATGTCTCCTGTCCAAGAGCAAGGTTACCAAAGCTACTACAGTGTAGCCCACAACTGGATGGCTGCCTATCGTATGAATGCTGTCTACATGGAGGAACTCCTAAAAGACTGA
- the LOC117449333 gene encoding D(2) dopamine receptor-like — protein sequence MDLHTFWNETTAHNETDVHTMFFIFNCIVLTLTLVLGTPGNLWVCWVVYRTKSLQTFNNALLVSLAVSDLLKCSVDTPLLLFCLQYGKSSQVSVSVCTLQQFTYALCSCVQLLTLVSISVERYQAIAYPFQTERRKARVRLWILSIWACGLLLAIISLILSKNALFCMLCRQNHGNNGDEWLQNADPFGSYVLVPVWGLSLTVIVIHYIRIFKVVRQHRKKVFSQGIQLRPTVSKHVWLDVPAPVPRTAPLGFFSPLPSRRTVLLVAEARAPRAGSSTEGAPGRLPEIVGAVCLLTPGARERRKNKMEGKLAQRFGYIIIAFTLFWMPMLVILLMNVVSWQDADKLMMELETSAMVLTCVQAAVDPLIYTLVTRQFRSELSKLLSSIPRCPQKQRA from the exons ATGGATTTACACACTTTCTGGAACGAAACAACCGCGCACAATGAGACTGACGTGCAtacaatgttttttatttttaactgcATAGTCTTAACTTTAACTTTGGTTTTGGGAACACCCGGAAACCTGTGGGTTTGTTGGGTAGTTTACAGGACCAAGAGCCTACAGACTTTTAATAATGCGCTGCTGGTCAGCTTGGCGGTCAGTGACCTCCTGAAATGCTCAGTGGACACCCCTCTGCTGCTCTTTTGTCTGCAGTACGGAAAGAGCAGCCAGGTGTCTGTGTCGGTGTGCACCCTGCAGCAGTTCACCTATGCCCTGTGCAGCTGCGTCCAGCTGCTCACGCTGGTCAGCATCAGCGTTGAGCGCTACCAAGCCATCGCGTATCCTTTCCAAACCGAGAGGAGGAAAGCCAGGGTCAGGCTGTGGATCCTGTCCATCTGGGCATGCGGCCTCCTGCTGGCTATAATCTCTCTGATTCTTTCCAAAAATGCGCTTTTTTGCATGCTGTGCCGTCAGAACCACGGTAATAATGGGGACGAGTGGCTTCAAAATGCGGATCCATTTGGCTCCTACGTGCTGGTTCCGGTATGGGGGTTGTCTCTTACTGTGATTGTTATCCACTACATCCGGATATTCAAAGTTGTAAGGCAGCACCGAAAGAAAGTGTTCAGTCAGGGAATCCAGCTGAGGCCAACAGTGTCAAAACACGTGTGGCTGGATGTCCCGGCCCCGGTACCACGGACAGCTCCGCTGGGCTTCTTCAGCCCTCTGCCCTCCCGCCGCACGGTGCTCCTGGTGGCCGAAGCAAGGGCTCCTCGTGCGGGCTCGTCCACAGAAGGCGCCCCAGGGAGACTTCCGGAGATCGTTGGGGCAGTGTGTCTCCTGACACCCGGGGCCAGGGAGCGTAGGAAGAATAAGATGGAGGGGAAACTGGCTCAGCGTTTTGGGTACATAATCATTGCGTTCACACTTTTCTGGATGCCCATGCTGGTTATTTTGCTTATGAACGTCGTCTCGTGGCAGGATGCGGACAAA TTGATGATGGAGCTGGAGACATCAGCGATGGTGCTGACCTGTGTGCAGGCTGCAGTGGATCCCCTCATCTACACTTTAGTCACCAGACAGTTTCGCTCTGAACTCAGCAAGCTCCTCTCCTCCATCCCAAGGTGTCCCCAAAAACAGAGGGCCTGA